From Cervus canadensis isolate Bull #8, Minnesota chromosome 28, ASM1932006v1, whole genome shotgun sequence, one genomic window encodes:
- the LOC122429932 gene encoding butyrophilin subfamily 1 member A1-like has product MEDFFHGSGLCHLTSLLLFTQLPTGGFAQEFIVMAPPDPIVAVLGGEVLLPCRVSPAMSAEDMELRWFRSKFSEAVFIYQDRLEQKEEQMAAYTGRTSLVRDLLNQGEAAVRILNVDVSDDGLYTCFFRKGGFYEEANLELKVAGVGSAPQVRITGPEEDGVRVVCTASGWFPKPQVQWRDLSGEKFLAFSEAHTQDAEGLFSVEAALVVRDSSVGNVTCSILNPVLGQEKAMAIFIPEPFFPQASPWKVAFSVSLTVLVILLLGAGYYTKREHSIKVREMGEKEALCQAREQDCQTKEEVLKDAGKAGWVKAERRKSAYLAAWRKAQLYADWRKEKFQEWAVTLDPASAHSDLVISHEKTSVTLKVSSVNSEDTFSVLGFEGITSGCCYWEVEIRDGGQSEWALGVCREDVNRKGWFVGSPDKGFWAVGRFERGYCACTVPQTVLSLMQAPHPRLRVGVFLDHQAGDVSFYNMTDGSHIFSFPQASFSGTLFPYFMIRSGDVSLTVCSKVGGSEGLPAALSNPSLEEPVSLPGVGFSSGSSADGFPGAESPLLPCSPEDVSP; this is encoded by the exons ATGGAGGACTTCTTTCACGGCTCTGGGCTCTGCCACCTCACCTCCCTGCTCCTCTTCACGCAGCTGCCCACTGGGGGTTTCGCAC AGGAGTTCATCGTGATGGCCCCCCCGGACCCCATTGTGGCAGTGCTGGGTGGGGAAGTCCTGCTACCCTGTCGTGTATCTCCAGCCATGAGTGCTGAAGACATGGAGCTGAGATGGTTCCGCTCCAAGTTTTCAGAAGCTGTGTTCATCTATCAAGACCGACTGGAGCAGAAAGAGGAGCAGATGGCTGCTTACACAGGGCGGACCTCGCTGGTGAGGGACCTCCTCAACCAGGGAGAAGCTGCTGTGCGTATCCTGAATGTCGATGTTTCTGACGATGGGCTGTACACCTGCTTCTTCAGAAAGGGAGGCTTCTACGAAGAGGCCAATTTGGAGCTGAAGGTGGCAG GTGTGGGCTCTGCCCCTCAGGTGCGCATCACAGGGCCTGAGGAAGATGGGGTCCGCGTGGTGTGCACGGCCTCGGGGTGGTTCCCGAAGCCCCAGGTGCAGTGGAGAGACCTCAGCGGAGAGAAGTTCCTGGCGTTCTCTGAGGCCCACACCCAAGATGCTGAAGGGCTATTCAGTGTGGAGGCGGCGCTGGTGGTGAGAGACAGCTCTGTGGGGAACGTGACCTGCTCCATCCTCAACCCTGTCCTGGGCCAGGAGAAGGCCATGGCCATTTTCATCCCAG AGCCCTTCTTCCCCCAGGCCTCTCCCTGGAAGGTGGCTTTCTCGGTGAGCCTGACTGTGCTGGTGATCTTGCTCCTTGGGGCTGGATATTACACCAAGAGAGAACATTCCATAAAGGTGCGGGAGATGGGAGAAAAGGAGGCTCTGTGCCAGGCTAGAGAGCAGGATTGTCAGACAAAGGAGGAAGTGCTGAAGGATGCAGGTAAGGCAGGATGGGTCAAGGCTG agagaaggaaatccGCTTACCTGGCTG CCTGGAGGAAGGCCCAGCTATATGCGG ATTGGCGGAAGGAGAAGTTCCAGGAAT GGGCTGTCACTCTGGATCCAGCATCTGCCCATTCAGACCTTGTCATCTCTCATGAAAAGACAAGTGTGACCTTGAAGGTCTCCTCTGTGAACTCTGAAGATACCTTCAGTGTACTGGGTTTTGAGGGCATCACATCAGGGTGCTGTTACTGGGAGGTGGAGATCAGGGATGGAGGCCAAAGCGAGTGGGCCCTGGGGGTCTGTAGGGAAGATGTGAACAGGAAAGGTTGGTTCGTAGGGTCCCCAGATAAGGGGTTCTGGGCTGTGGGGAGATTTGAAAGAGGATATTGTGCCTGTACTGTACCTCAGACTGTGCTATCCCTCATGCAggctccccaccccaggcttAGGGTGGGGGTgttcctggaccaccaggcaggGGACGTCTCCTTCTACAACATGACTGATGGCTCCcacattttctccttccctcaggCTTCCTTCTCTGGGACCCTCTTTCCATACTTCATGATTAGGTCAGGAGACGTGTCCCTGACTGTCTGCTCCAAGGTGGGAGGGTCTGAGGGGCTCCCTGCTGCCCTTAGCAATCCTTCTCTGGAGGAGCCTGTGAGCCTCCCAGGGGTGGGGTTCAGCTCAGGCTCCAGTGCTGATGGTTTCCCCGGGGCCGAGTCTCCCTTGCTCCCCTGTAGTCCTGAAGATGTGTCCCCCTAG